The Euwallacea fornicatus isolate EFF26 chromosome 3, ASM4011564v1, whole genome shotgun sequence genome has a segment encoding these proteins:
- the Cubn gene encoding cubilin, producing the protein MQQFCWLHLVGVFLSIFLASLADTQPKLYVEDNNLHIKLGNDKLLHFEAAKIQFNDVDAVATLLSMQQSIKLFQTCQIHISQIDSKMNAMESRLLTGGLINGSNISYNTTGNRVIMMKIRLINRKLAMMNRRITTIEELLIKDECASNPCNHGAACLDIYNGFICQCPKGWEGNTCDIDINECTRFIGTDLGCLNGGTCQNLPGSYQCQCTNGWTGIHCHRKPTDCSSGGSEICGHGTCIPQNNQYGFKCLCDSGWTNDSPTKPCTTDVDECAQKHPPCSTNPLVQCINVPGSYMCQHCPPGYTGNGYYCVDINECELFNGGCSVAPYVECINTPGSKKCGPCPVGYVGDGKTCTYQGVCHVNNGGCSQFATCVNNPAIGETYVQCVCMEGYTGSGIGPTGCRKDPFSLSGACASNPCVHGTCVSNNSTKGFICVCKEQYSGMLCNKKIDPCSPNPCLNGGTCTAQRRWFFCSCIKSYSGRICQNQKQACMEHINQTNGTVRYPPDDYDVERIGDLNCAWRISTDDDKVLEISFTKFIFIDTAPCSTQFLEIHDGPTLLAPVYGRFCGTVLPGNGTLITTRNSIYLWVRSTISRLPSLELSWVSKAPECGGKLDSESGLISSPGYPHSYPNNRDCYWTFEVPLTKRLLFHIYTLNIGNNTDCSKDYVEFIIETSSRPIFAKYCNSIIPDPFYSLSSSGSIHFRSDGQDSYSGFQIGYSVVDSIPGCGGVYTTLTGYLHSVQLTEVMPSPLVCIYQIKVPANTSVKLEFTEMDIENNCDFTNVAIYVKTSSIPDLLIRHCGNTLTGPLITRGSDIIVKSLSRYRFKSQWTLSYELLCEQIYTDSSKSFTSLLTANKYCRHLIMRPPGWVISLDVEILDYDFISAELKIYDGDNENGTLLGTYYKNEKAKVVSSTNYLLIVVSFSIKSFKPPSTALIVATYRSFDLGCGGLLNNDVGTISFPPHRDEKYNGNNHCKWVIQAPPEKIVQLTWILFNLEKSIDCAYDNVKVFDNNTDNGNGYLIGKYCGNRLPPLVFSTSNVVTVTFDSDNTIHGDGFYVSYTFIKSTQICGGNYFTPAGVLKSPEFPKNYPINRECIWVITVPAGDQIMLTVKNFTIEAYSNCKYDWLEIRNGGYSSSPLIGTYCGTKIPKTIPSHANKLYLKFNSDMSRTAAGFMIEWTSATTGCGGTLMSSTGSITSPQYPEPYSKNAECIWNIFVNIGSKIKFIFSDLDLESQTNCTMDYVQFFDGPTTSSKSVGKYCTPQMDFISSTSNEMTVLFRSDVSFQGRGFHLKYFILCDNTLTGYGGIIESPNFPSEYPKDQNCNWKIVVPKGNKINISFSDFSIEETAATEHKQCNYDYIEILYGEENNYEFNDDTDDTVWTTYKRFCGQENPGIIALNSNRAMIHFVSDSILIGSGFRLEWYLNGCGGFLSNAFGSISSPNYPKPYPGEIECNWTIKLPLGEKISLSFDEINIEKVSDCMFDYIEVFNGPDETYPLMGKFCYQQTTSPVKLTSTGNNMFIHFVADNSYEGRGFSAHYNSEKNGCGGQYTLPNGFIYSPNYPNNFEKKQTCEYLITTNEHHVIALRFEDVDLLKTSNCSTNYIKVFDGPNQAYPLLKTVCGNTTIQNKTIRSSTENMFVEFSSNSYLTSKGFKAFYQQACGAIIKTGSSGIIDIQKELNIISDDEYVSTNNCSITIIAEDPTNHVTLTIQQIDTSLIWCDDENEIYAVKVYNGQFRSSPLLKEFCTTVVPPAIVSDGSALHIEVTNSVGFKAKYSVIDSECGGELTALAGFISSPGWPKRYPLNTDCTWTISMGAGHTIKLDFTKLDIPESPSCNLDFLEVREGDGTDGKLRGVFCGTQIPTAMTVIGTMQLIFRSTTIEGNTQNKGFLVQYALSNENHLSGSEGVIENQNVQLTGTYTWLINTNISTIIELSITSLGLGTYDNSCDANFLKVYDGMNDQALLLKEKCANTEEVILSTSNMLYLELQLYSQRIDIKYRIMWKELSRKSAKSVKNQTTADCQSFHKLEKKGNLTISSPGYPDGYAYNLRCEWIVEIPQQYHLTLKFVNINFGPIFYHTCNYADSVSVFTKQVNDDQWTFLKEVCNNQVPIPEVIGFNLMKVTFKSNGYLNGTGFQVYVKTDCGGTLTDSVGFIQFDKDDNKDECQWNITVKSGRTIKLTFMKFDLGSNEENACSSYLIIRNGMFRDSPFLGNGKFCGRVLPHSMESISNHLYLKYSGSKNVEGFSIKYEEVSVNCNRNIQLDSTESYTVITSPNYPNVPHAHIECIWIIRAPRGESLRIDFEERFDIAPINARCNNDYVELRDGGTDLSDLMGIECQQMPSTKYTKGNVLRIKYHTDSDEPRNGFKANVSINDCGGTFRQLTGKLDSTLYRIKLGTSCTWWIKSTWGSSVNLIFEQFDVAQKDANCTAEDVAKVKIYAVDEINRKDTEQNVFCGNLSSNTMVTLSSPTVKVVFEPKSNKDRFQLNFYGHAENCGGTLEQMSGTIQTPGYPNSRSRSINCYWNIRVPKGRRITLVVEDVDISTANTLLVIYDGVTHSTKIVDQTNIQAGKSYDSSDNSADIFYSQSFANAKRGIKITYSSEKSTICKGNLMDPRAGEIHGPETSNGYSCEYTYGKKTSNETLVLKIMISVHANKSTGVFCDYTISKLNIMLYNHNKIQLCHDTKHLYKTIRSIWKDTVVQATGESSSAINYTILYNVYPCGGILDAESGEIVSPNFPKPPNVSIECAWIIKLPTYNSRIKVNVSTFDLEDCPRNYIEIFNGPTSVSPKIGKYCKNHEVTTFNTESNNMLIEYKYERGDNDKAMGFRIFYESETDGCGGIYHNVMTANSPNFENGNYDNNQECVWDVIAEEGYMVVLKFIDRFFIEDSENCTNDFVEIFDNKGDKWISLGRKCGRMSPSPISSTSNQLRIMFRSNNNVTAKGFRVNWDFVCGATFYATETEKSIIGPSSSVSFNRYFNYMNCTYNILSKNPQGTLYLNIDYFKSQEGKINNCSTNLTVRGISTSFLKQMFCLGQNFAEPQRYKKGVIVHYTSSDPRKYINYKLTFRDESCQWNITTPSKLVYQAPYVSKGRVRWAQPRISCSWSITAPKDQIVVLIIHNLNMLGTPCLSQYVHIYDGLENVPNKRILQLCKKITESIPISSSSNSMLVRLDSSFDRFKNLDAEVYFTYGPAAGCGGRINLTETVYIHAPNNLPHMDCQWIIFTSENYKVELEFTEITVSASCQNPVRNHTYYCTCSYIEIKDGGSPFADQIAKLCSSDNNLKRTFTTSYNIAYIRLYSAVPQNNMFKLTLRSVESICGPVQLTVTRGLKELTSPNYPNPYPANLNCYWIIKNPKKNQKIMLYFEKIDIQEGSSEGTCDSDRLEIKEDPNSAIVNQGFGPNARHMLGALTDKQDSFFFCDNDTVSFDYYSIGSEIILTFKSYQSFRKKGAGFKIKYGNSDCNRTIRADEGRIQREYNDFTEVFCSTTIIASPNTTLSIYFMHFMFIKKNEQNCTRSSLEVRENSLTGPQIFKACGYRIPSPIFSNSSKLVVNIYNSLGNTNYFKYNLIFMSSTKGIGCGGKLFNYVGIFSSPMYPKPYRKDMECTWEVRVPRGYYVAFMFKDFNIGGECTQNKVLVTTYTNFLPTTMIYCSGDSHINVLFSEIKLEVTYYSSVNNGGTGWLAQFQAIKHQNEFINWYG; encoded by the exons ATGCAGCAATTTTGTTGGTTGCATTTGGTGGGTGtatttttaagcatttttctgGCTTCTTTGGCAGATACGCA ACCAAAACTATATGTCGAAGACAATAATCTTCATATCAAGCTAGGCAACGATAAATTACTACATTTTGAAGCTGCGAAAATACAATTCAACGATGTCGATGCTGTCGCTACACTTCTTTCG atgcaACAATCAATTAAACTGTTTCAAACCTGCCAAATTCATATATCTCAAATCGACTCTAAAATGAACGCTATGGAGAGTAGACTTCTAACTGGAGGGTTGATAAATggttcaaatatttcatataacaCCACGGGAAATAGAGTTATAATGATGAAAATACGGCTTATAAATCGAAAACTTGCCATGATGAACAGAAGAATTACGACTATTGAAGAACTATTAATAAAAGATGAATGCGCTAGCAATCCTTGTAATCATGGAGCAGCGTGTTTAGATATATATAACGGATTTATATGCCAGTGTCCAAAGGGTTGGGAG GGTAATACCTGTGATATCGACATAAACGAATGCACGCGGTTCATAGGCACAGATCTTGGTTGCCTAAATGGAGGTACATGCCAGAATTTACCGGGCTCCTATCAATGCCAATGCACAAATGGATGGACTGGTATTCATTGTCACAGAAAACCAACGGACTGCAGTTCCGGTGGGTCGGAAATTTGCGGTCATGGCACTTGCATACCTCAAAACAACCAATATGGGTTTAAATGTCTTTGTGACTCTGGATGGACCAACGACTCTCCAACTAAGCCATGTACTACAGACGTGGACGAGTGTGCGCAGAAGCATCCCCCATGCTCCACTAATCCCCTAGTGCAATGCATTAACGTTCCTGGCTCTTACATGTGTCAACATTGTCCTCCAG GATATACCGGTAACGGGTACTATTGTGTAGACATAAATGAATGCGAGCTTTTCAATGGAGGCTGCAGTGTAGCGCCTTATGTGGAGTGCATCAATACCCca GGATCCAAAAAATGCGGTCCATGCCCTGTAGGTTACGTAGGTGACGGTAAGACTTGCACATATCAAGGAGTTTGCCATGTTAACAATGGAGGCTGTAGCCAGTTTGCAACGTGTGTGAATAACCCAG CGATAGGGGAAACTTACGTGCAGTGTGTATGTATGGAAGGATATACAGGGTCAGGAATTGGCCCTACAGGTTGCCGCAAAGATCCGTTTTCTCTCAGCGGCGCATGCGCTTCGAACCCATGCGTACATGGTACCTGCGTTTCAAACAACTCCACAAAAGGATTTATATGTGTCTGCAAGGAACAGTACTCTGGCATGttgtgcaataaaaaaatagatccATGTAGTCCGAACCCTTGCTTGAATGGAGGAACGTGTACCGCGCAAAGAAGGTGGTTTTTTTGTAGTTGTATTAAATCATACTCTGGAAGAATTTGCCAGAATCAGAAACAAG CTTGTATGGAGCACATCAATCAAACCAACGGAACAGTACGGTATCCCCCCGATGATTACGATGTAGAGCGCATAGGTGACTTAAATTGCGCATGGCGTATTAGCACTGATGACGATAAAGTCTTGGAAATCTCttttacgaaatttatatttatcgaCACAGCTCCTTGTTCTACACAATTTTTAGAG ATTCACGATGGGCCCACTTTATTAGCCCCAGTTTATGGAAGGTTTTGCGGTACCGTATTACCCGGTAATGGTACTCTAATAACAACCCGTAATTCAATATATCTTTGGGTACGATCTACCATAAGCAGGTTGCCTTCCCTGGAGTTATCGTGGGTTTCTAAAGCTCCAG AATGCGGAGGGAAGCTTGACTCTGAAAGTGGACTGATTTCGTCACCAGGATATCCGCATAGTTATCCTAATAACAG ggaTTGCTATTGGACTTTCGAAGTTCCTTTAACTAAAAGACTTTTATTTCATATCTACACTTTAAACATTGGAAATAATACGGATTGCTCAAAGGACTACGTGGAG tttatcATCGAAACCTCTAGCAGaccaatatttgcaaaatactgCAACTCTATCATTCCAGACCCATTTTATTCACTATCATCTTCCGGCAGCATACATTTCAGATCAGATGGGCAAGATTCATATTCTGGCTTCCAAATAGGCTATAGTGTTGTAGATA GTATTCCCGGCTGTGGAGGTGTATACACCACCTTAACAGGTTACTTGCACTCCGTCCAATTAACCGAGGTAATGCCAAGTCCACTCGTGTGcatatatcaaattaaagttCCAGCTAACACGAGCGTTAAGTTGGAATTTACCGAAATGGACATTGAAAATAACTGCGATTTTACTAACGTTGCT ATATATGTAAAAACATCTTCTATACCTGATTTACTAATAAGACATTGCGGAAATACGTTGACTGGACCTCTTATAACTCGTGGAAGTGACATAATAGTCAAATCCCTATCAAGATATAGATTTAAAAGTCAATGGACATTGAGCTATGAATTAC TGTGTGAGCAAATTTACACAGACTCGTCTAAATCTTTTACGTCGTTGCTCACTGCGAACAAATATTGTCGGCATTTAATTATGCGACCCCCAGGATGGGTCATTTCTCTAGACGTAGAAATACTTGACTACGACTTCATTTCAGCAGAATTAAAG atctACGACGGAGACAATGAAAACGGAACTCTATTGGGCActtattacaaaaatgaaaaggCCAAGGTGGTATCTAGTACAAATTACCTTCTGATTGTAGTatctttttccataaaatcaTTCAAACCACCATCAACGGCATTGATTGTTGCCACTTACAGATCTTTTGATCTTGGTTGTGGCGGGTTACTAAATAACGATGTAGGTACAATTTCTTTCCCACCTCACCGAGATGAAAAGTATAATGGAAATAACCACTGCAAATGGGTGATTCAAGCGCCTCCGGAGAAAATTGTGCAATTAACATGGATATTGTTCAATCTTGAGAAAAGTATCGATTGTGCTTACGATAATGTAAAAGTATTTGACAATAATACAGATAATGGGAATGGGTACTTGATAGGGAAATATTGTGGCAATCGCCTGCCTCCACTTGTCTTCAGCACGTCGAATGTGGTTACTGTAACTTTTGACTCAGACAACACTATACACGGAGATGGGTTTTATGTTTCATACACTTTCATTAAGTCTACTCAAA TTTGTGGGGGCAATTACTTCACACCAGCTGGAGTACTCAAATCTCCGGAATTTCCTAAGAATTACCCCATAAATAGGGAATGTATTTGGGTTATCACAGTCCCAGCTGGTGACCAAATAATGCTGACagtcaaaaattttaccatcGAAGCTTATTCTAATTGTAAATACGACTGGCTTGAAATcag aaatggaGGATACTCTTCATCCCCATTGATAGGAACATACTGTGGtacaaaaattccaaaaacgaTTCCATCacatgcaaataaattatatctgaaatttaattctgACATGAGTAGGACAGCTGCAGGATTTATGATTGAATGGACTTCTGCAACAActg GTTGTGGAGGAACTCTTATGAGTTCTACAGGATCCATAACATCTCCACAATACCCAGAACCTTACAGTAAAAACGCAGAGTGTATATGGaatattttcgtaaatataggttcgaaaattaaattcatattttccgATTTAGACTTAGAATCTCAGACCAATTGCACAATGGATTATGTCCAG ttttttgatGGGCCAACCACGAGTTCAAAATCTGTAGGAAAATATTGCACCCCCCAAATGGATTTTATCTCCTCGACATCCAACGAAATGACAGTGCTATTTAGGTCTGATGTTAGTTTCCAAGGACGCGGATTTCATTTGAAGTATTTCATATTGTGCGACAACACTCTAACTGGTTATGGGGGGATTATTGAAAGTCCGAACTTCCCCAGCGAATACCCAAAAGACCAGAACTGTAATTGGAAAATTGTGGTTCCTAAAGGCAATAAGATCAACATAAGTTTTTCGGACTTCTCAATAGAAGAAACGGCTGCAACGGAACATAAACAATGTAATTACGACTATATTGAG ATACTGTACGGCGAAGAgaataattatgaatttaacGATGATACTGATGATACTGTCTGGACAACCTATAAACGTTTTTGTGGACAAGAAAATCCTGGTATAATCGCTCTTAACTCCAACCGCGCGATGATTCATTTCGTGTCCGACAGTATTCTCATTGGATCAGGATTCAGACTGGAATGGTATCTAAATG GCTGCGGAGGATTTCTTTCAAATGCCTTCGGATCAATATCATCTCCAAACTACCCCAAGCCATATCCAGGAGAAATAGAATGCAACTGGACTATAAAGCTTCCTTTGggagaaaaaatatctttaagtTTCGATGAAATCAACATTGAAAAAGTTTCCGATTGTATGTTCGATTATATAGAG GTGTTCAATGGACCTGATGAAACATACCCACTTATGGGGAAATTCTGCTATCAACAGACTACCTCTCCAGTGAAATTAACTTCTACGGGAAACAACATGTTTATTCACTTCGTAGCAGATAATTCCTACGAAGGAAGAGGATTTAGTGCTCATtataattcagaaaaaaatg gCTGTGGTGGACAGTATACATTACCAAACGGTTTCATATATTCACCCAACTATCCCaacaatttcgaaaaaaaacaaacttgtGAGTATCTCATCACTACCAACGAGCATCATGTGATCGCCTTAAGGTTCGAAGACGTCGATTTGCTTAAAACCTCCAACTGTAGTACCAACtatataaaa GTCTTCGATGGCCCGAATCAGGCATATCCTCTACTGAAAACTGTGTGTGGTAACACGACTATTCAGAATAAAACTATACGAAGCTCAACGGAGAATATGTTCGTCGAGTTTAGCTCTAATAGTTATTTAACAAGTAAAGGATTTAAGGCATTTTACCAACAG GCATGTGGTGCCATAATCAAAACCGGGAGCAGTGGAATTATTGACATTCAAAAGGAGTTAAATATCATCAGTGATGATGAGTACGTCAGCACAAATAACTGTAGTATAACCATTATTGCTGAAGATCCAA cAAATCATGTGACATTAACCATACAACAAATCGATACATCCCTCATCTGGTGCGATGATGAAAATGAGATATATGCCGTCAAAGTCTACAATGGGCAATTCAGAAGCTCTCCGTTGTTGAAAGAATTCTGCACAACAGTAGTTCCACCTGCTATAGTCAGTGATGGATCTGCACTTCATATTGAAGTAACAAACTCAGTCGGTTTCAAAGCCAAATATTCAGTAATTGACTCAG AGTGCGGAGGTGAGCTGACAGCCCTTGCAGGCTTTATTAGTTCACCAGGCTGGCCTAAAAGGTATCCATTGAATACCGACTGCACTTGGACCATTTCAATGGGGGCTG GCCACACCATAAAATTGGACTTTACAAAGCTTGATATACCAGAGTCGCCTAGTTGCAACTTGGACTTCTTAGAAGTTCGAGAAGGTGACGGTACAGATGGAAAGTTGCGTGGCGTCTTCTGTGGTACCCAAATACCAACCGCCATGACAGTCATTGGTACAATGCAGCTAATATTTAGGAGTACGACTATCGAGGGAAACACTCAGAATAAAGGATTTCTAGTCCAATATGCTCTTA GCAATGAAAACCATCTATCTGGCTCAGAAGGGGTCatagaaaatcaaaatgtgCAATTGACTGGGACGTACACTTGGCTAATAAACACCAATATATCCACTATTATAGAACTATCAATTACGTCATTAGGACTAGGCACATACGATAATTCCTGCGATGCGAATTTCTTGAAG GTTTATGACGGTATGAATGACCAGGCACTTCTGCTAAAAGAAAAGTGTGCCAATACCGAAGAAGTAATTTTATCGACGTCGAACATGTTGTATCTTGAACTCCAACTATATTCGCAACGTATCGACATCAAATACAGAATTATGTGGAAAGAATTGTCAAGAAAAAGTGCCAAATCGGTGAAAAATCAGACTACTGCCG ACTGCCAGTCATTCCACAAGTTGGAAAAGAAAGGCAACTTAACAATCTCTTCTCCCGGTTATCCCGATGGATACGCATATAATTTAAGATGTGAATGGATTGTGGAAATACCCCAGCAGTACCATTTAACACTCAAGTTCGTCAATATTAACTTCGGCCCCATTTTTTACCACACTTGCAACTACGCAGACTCTGTTAGCGTATTCACAAAACAAGTTAATGACGATCAGTGGACGTTCCTGAAGGAGGTTTGTAATAATCAGGTTCCAATACCAGAAGTAATAGGATTCAACCTCATGAAAGTAACGTTCAAGTCTAACGGTTACTTGAATGGTACTGGATTTCAAGTTTACGTTAAAACAG actgTGGTGGGACTTTAACTGACTCAGTAggatttattcaatttgatAAAGACGACAATAAGGATGAG TGCCAGTGGAATATTACAGTAAAGAGTGGCCGAACCATCAAACTAACATTTATGAAGTTCGATTTAGGGTCAAATGAGGAAAATGCTTGTTCAAGCTATTTAATTATAAGAAATGGAATGTTTCGTGACAGTCCATTTTTGGGCAATGGCAAGTTTTGTGGGCGTGTTTTACCACATAGCATGGAATCCATTAGCAATCACCTCTATCTGAAATATTCTGGTTCGAAGAACGTTGAG GGATTCTCTATCAAATATGAAGAAGTCTCAGTTAACTGCAACAGGAATATTCAGCTTGACTCGACCGAATCATACACAGTGATAACATCTCCTAATTACCCCAATGTCCCTCATGCTCACATTGAGTGTATTTGGATAATAAGAGCTCCCCGTGGTGAATCTCTACGAATAGATTTCGAAGAAAGATTTGATATTGCACCAATCAATGCGAG GTGCAACAATGACTATGTAGAGCTGAGAGACGGCGGTACTGATTTATCTGATTTAATGGGAATTGAGTGTCAACAAATGCCTAGCACCAAATACACAAAAGGCAACGTTTTGAGAATTAAATATCATACGGATTCAGATGAGCCGAGAAATGGCTTTAAAGCAAATGTGTCAATAAATGATTGCGGGGGAACCTTTAGACAATTAACAGGAAAATTGGATAGTACACTCTATCGCATTAAATTAGGCACTTCTTGCACCTGGTGGATCAAATCCACATGGGGTTCTTCagttaacttaatttttgaacAGTTTGATGTGGCACAAAAAGACGCGAATTGCACAGCTGAAGATGTTGCTAAAGTGAAAATATATGCTGTAGatgaaattaatagaaaag ATACAGAACAAAATGTCTTTTGCGGAAATCTGTCTAGTAATACGATGGTAACACTGAGTAGCCCTACTGTGAAGGTGGTATTTGAGCCTAAGTCGAATAAAGATCGGTTCCAGCTTAACTTTTATGGCCATGCGGAAA ATTGCGGAGGAACGCTTGAACAAATGTCAGGTACCATTCAAACTCCCGGCTATCCCAATAGTAGAAGCAGGTCGATTAACTGTTACTGGAATATACGAGTTCCGAAAGGACGAAGAATAACGTTAGTTGTGGAGGATGTGGATATAAGTACCGCAAATACTCTGCTAGTTATTTATGATGGTGTGACACACAGTACGAAAATAGTTGACCAGACGAATATTCAAGctggcaaatcttatgattctAGCGATAATTCAGCCGATATATTTTACTCCCAGAGCTTTGCCAATGCAAAAAGgggaattaaaattacttactCTTCAGAGAAATCTACGA TTTGTAAAGGAAACCTGATGGACCCTCGTGCTGGTGAAATACATGGTCCAGAAACTTCCAATGGTTATTCCTGCGAATATACGTATGGGAAGAAAACCAGTAATGAAACATTggtattgaaaattatgatttcGGTGCACGCAAATAAATCTACTGGTGTTTTTTGCGACTATACCATTAGTAAACTAAACATCATGCTATATAACcataacaaaattcaattgtgCCACGACACGAAACATTTGTATAAAACGATTAGGTCAATTTGGAAAGATACAGTTGTTCAG GCTACTGGCGAAAGCTCCAGTGCCATAAACTATACGATCCTCTACAATGTTTACCCCTGCGGAGGCATATTGGATGCAGAATCAGGTGAAATTGTCAGTCCAAACTTCCCGAAACCTCCAAACGTGTCCATCGAATGTGCGTGGATAATCAAGTTACCAACATATAACTCACGGATAAAAGTCAACGTTAGCACCTTCGATCTTGAAGACTGTCCCAGAAATTACATCGAAATCTTCAATGGTCCTACGAGTGTCTCCCCTAAGATCGGAAAATACTGCAAAAATCATGAAGTAACGACATTTAATACTGAGTCAAATAATATGCTCATTGAGTATAAATATGAGAGAGGCGATAATGATAAAGCTATGggttttcgtattttttacgAAAGTGAAACTGATG GATGTGGGGGAATATATCATAATGTTATGACCGCCAATTcgccaaactttgaaaatggcAATTACGATAATAATCAAGAATGTGTGTGGGATGTGATCGCTGAGGAAGGCTATATGGTGGTTCTGAAATTTATAGACAGATTTTTCATAGAAGATAGTGAAAATTGCACAAATGATTTCGTTGAG ATTTTTGACAACAAAGGGGACAAATGGATTTCTCTTGGTAGAAAATGCGGTAGGATGAGTCCAAGCCCAATCAGCTCAACTAGCAACCAACTAAGAATCATGTTTAGAAGCAATAATAATGTAACCGCTAAGGGCTTTCGA GTAAACTGGGACTTTGTATGTGGTGCTACATTTTATGCCACAGAGACGGAAAAATCTATTATAGGACCCAGCAGTTCCGTATCATTTAATCGATATTTTAACTATATGAATTGTACATATAACATTCTATCTAAAAACCCACAAGGAACTTTATACCTGAATATCGATTATTTCAAGTCTCAAGAAg gtaAAATAAACAACTGCAGCACTAACTTAACCGTGAGGGGTATATCAACATCCTTTTTAAAACAGATGTTTTGCCTGGGCCAGAATTTCGCAGAACCACAAAGATACAAGAAGGGTGTCATCGTGCATTATACTAGTTCTGATCCGAGAAAATATATCAACTATAAGTTAACATTTAGAGATGAAT CTTGCCAATGGAATATTACCACCCCATCTAAATTGGTTTATCAGGCACCTTATGTATCAAAAGGACGAGTGAGATGGGCTCAACCACGAATTTCTTGCTCTTGGAGCATTACAGCACCAAAAGACCAAATAGTAGTATTAAT CATTCACAACTTAAATATGTTGGGAACTCCATGCTTATCGCAATACGTCCACATATACGACGGTCTAGAAAATGTGCCTAACAAAAGAATCCTGCAGCTATGTAAGAAAATCACAGAAAGTATACCTATCTCATCCAGTTCAAATTCCATGCTAGTTCGTTTGGACTCCAGTTTTGAcagattcaaaaatttagacGCAGAAGTATACTTTACGTATG GTCCAGCTGCAGGGTGTGGGGGAAGAATAAACTTAACCGAAACTGTATACATACATGCTCCTAATAATTTACCTCACATGGATTGCCAGTGGATAATTTTTACTTCGGAGAACTACAAAGTTGAGCTTGAATTTACTGAGATAACGGTTTCCGCCTCCTGTCAAAACCCTGTCAGGAATCACACCTATTACTGCACATGTTCTTATATTGag ATAAAAGATGGAGGGTCCCCTTTTGCAGATCAGATAGCAAAATTGTGCAGCTCCGACAACAACTTAAAGCGCACCTTCACAACTTCATATAACATTGCTTATATTCGACTATATTCAGCAGTGCCACAGAACAACATGTTCAAACTGACTTTGAGATCAGTAGAAT CAATCTGCGGTCCTGTTCAGCTAACGGTGACTAGAGGACTTAAAGAACTAACATCCCCAAATTATCCAAACCCGTATCCAGCAAACCTTAACTGTTACTGGATAATCAAGAaccccaaaaaaaatcaaaagataatgttgtattttgaaaaaatcgacatCCAAGAAGGTTCTAGCGAAGGAACCTGCGATTCTGACCGGCTGGAAATTAAGGAGGACCCTAATTCAGCTATTGTCAACCAAGGGTTTGGACCAAATGCAAGGCACATGCTTGGGGCACTAACG